The window ATCCTGTTTATCCCGCACTCCCGCCATTGCTTTATAACATTCTTCCTGCCAGACCAGCATTTCACGATTCAGGTACGCATCGGCTTTTTGCCGCATAGTTTCATCCCAGACAAAAGCATACGCATCCTGCTGCAGCCGCCGTAAGATTCCTCTTGGATCATAAAGAATCCGCATTTGCCGTAAGCCGATCATATCATAGACAGCTCGCACCGGATCAGCAAAGCAGAGGCGTAAATCTCTTTCAGCGCTGTGCTGAATCACCCGATAAACACCGTGATACAAATCAATTTGCGGCTCCGGTATCGCTGCGGCTTGTTCTTTTGTCAGGCAGATCACGTCCAAATCGCTGTATGGCGTGGCATCTCCTCTGGCATAACTGCCCATTACGGCAATCCCCTCGATCTCAGCGCAAATTAAATCAGGTGTCATGGCATCGATCTGTTCACTGGATAACAATCGGCTCACCACCCTTTCCAGACTCCGGCTTTTTCTGCTATTCCATTCTATTTCGGTTGATCGTATTCCTGCCCTGCCGCCGCCGCAGTGAAAAACGCTGTCTGTTTTTAAAAAAATACTCTCTTGCGGATGAATTTTTTTCAATCTTATTCAAGCTTTTATTGTACAATCAATACAGAGCTGATGCAAATGAGAATTTTAATTGCGGAAGATGAACCACCTTTTTCCTACGCTTTTACCAAGCCGATACGTCCCGCGCCAGAGGCACCGGCAGTTAGAGTCTCTTGGGTTTGGCCATCGCAAAAAGCATTGCGGACGGACACAAAGGCCGAATCCGGATCAACGGTAAAACAGGCGAATGGGTTGAATTCATCGTAACCCTCTAAAAAAGATTCAACAAAATGGGAAAAGCGAGGTTGGCAGAATGACTCTGTCAGCCTCGCTTTTTTTCTTGATTCAGATTTTAGTGATCTCCACTTTATAAGGATGCGGCTGATCGCGATTGAAACTGGTGGTAATCAGGCAGCGTCCTTTGCTGCCCTCCACAATACCCGTTAGGAGGCCGTCCTTGCATAACTGCAAGCCTTGCAGTCCGTCGACTGTTCCAACGGCTTCTTCGATGTATTGCAGCAGTTGGTTGTAGCGTTCATGATACCGTTTCATGGTGTACGTTTCGATCAAAGCCGGAATCTCCGCATTGGGAGTCTGGATCAATTCCAGCACAAATTCGTCTTTCGCGTATTTTTGACAATAAGCTGCATAGACCGCGTCCCGGTGGTTTAAATCGTTTTCACCCATGAAGTCATTCTGTCCGCTGACCAAATCGAGTTCCAGCTGATGCAATTCGGCGGCTACTCTGAGATACATTGCTTTCTCAGTTTGCTGATAGTTCGTAAAAAATTCGACGATAGCCGGAATCCCGGAAATACAGGCATCCATGCGCATAGCGATCGGCATTGAAAAAACTCCTTTCTCTGCAAAATCGGCTTTCACTGTCAAAAATTTTTCTGACCCTTCCTTTTTACTGTTTAATTATAACATATGCCATGTGATTGTCAAATTTTTTCTGTTGATTCAGGCTTATTCAGACAATTCCAATGAACTATGAACTGCTGCCCGGCCTTCCATTCAAGGTCGCTTTGCCCGTCTCCCTCAAAAGTACCGGATAAACTAACATCGGCAGAGAATTGGTTTTATTGACTCAAACAGAATGGAACGGAGAATCGCTTATTTTTTTACTTGTGGTTTCCTGCATCTCCGCTTTGGTCAGCGCGTCAAGCGGTCATTCTGTTTGCTCAGCATAAGGAGCAAGGGCGAAACGAGTTTTCAAAGCCGCACCGCTCCTTTTGAAAGTTCAATATTGCACCTACCGAACAGATTAAGCCGGGACTACCTCATCGACAAGCGGTTCTCCTTTGGCAAAGCGAACGGCGTTTTCCACCACTTCAACCAGTTCTTTTCTTTTCCCTTCCACACTCATATCGGCAGCGTGCGGCGTGATCACAATATTTTCCAGGGCAAACAATTCTTTGAGCAGCGCCTGATCCAGGCCGCCGGTCGCCCTGACTTCCAGTTCATGTTCCAGGACATCAATGCCGGCACCCCAAATCATCCCCTCTTTCAGAGCCGTGAGCAAATCCTGATCCAGGGCCACTTTCCCTCTGGAAATATTGATATAAATGGCAGTTGGCTTCATCATTTTGAATTTAGCCAGATCCATATAAGCGGTTGTCTCCGCCGACAGTGGCATATTGGTGGTGACCACATCGGACATCCGCAATAAGGTTTCCAGATCGGTATAGACGGCGCCGCATTCCGTTTCAAACGCCGGATTTCTTTTCCGGTTATGATAAAGAACAGTCATTTGAAAACCGCTTAATTTGCGGGCAATCTCCTGACCGATGTTGCCTGCGCCAATGATCCCTAAAGTTTTTCCGGTCAAATCCAGCCCCAGTCTGCCGCCGTCTCCATGCTGCCATTGCCCGCTTTTGGCGCGCTTGTTGCGCGCGGGAATCATCTTCGCCACAGCCAGTATCAGGGCAATGGCATGCTCGGCACAGACATCCCGTTTTGCCCAGCCATTATTGGAAAAACGGACACCGCGCTCTCTGGCATAGGCAACATCAAAACCATCGAAGCCGGCTGAGGTGCTGGAAATATATTTCAGCATCGGCAGTTGATCCAGGACGGTGCGCGTAAAG of the Negativicutes bacterium genome contains:
- a CDS encoding nucleotidyltransferase domain-containing protein; this translates as MLSSEQIDAMTPDLICAEIEGIAVMGSYARGDATPYSDLDVICLTKEQAAAIPEPQIDLYHGVYRVIQHSAERDLRLCFADPVRAVYDMIGLRQMRILYDPRGILRRLQQDAYAFVWDETMRQKADAYLNREMLVWQEECYKAMAGVRDKQDGKMLLGLYGLTYGLVKLMLVAKGVLLQSENDFYEQLCLAYSAEAKGRDLVEMMGLAFGLADGFPLLQRVETGLLLYLQLAEYLAARLTPNVQAQCERIQMKLQEIMLNEKKSMRVQSKMEAEGKLNDEALL
- a CDS encoding NAD(P)-binding domain-containing protein; this encodes MKMKLYIEKKLDQPYLDQLEPYYDIVCHEVQETETPPQGDAFVELLAGIDVVISGTGRFTRTVLDQLPMLKYISSTSAGFDGFDVAYARERGVRFSNNGWAKRDVCAEHAIALILAVAKMIPARNKRAKSGQWQHGDGGRLGLDLTGKTLGIIGAGNIGQEIARKLSGFQMTVLYHNRKRNPAFETECGAVYTDLETLLRMSDVVTTNMPLSAETTAYMDLAKFKMMKPTAIYINISRGKVALDQDLLTALKEGMIWGAGIDVLEHELEVRATGGLDQALLKELFALENIVITPHAADMSVEGKRKELVEVVENAVRFAKGEPLVDEVVPA